A genomic segment from Triticum dicoccoides isolate Atlit2015 ecotype Zavitan chromosome 1A, WEW_v2.0, whole genome shotgun sequence encodes:
- the LOC119292569 gene encoding 50S ribosomal protein L12, chloroplastic-like, translating to MASTALSSALSLIHAKPATTSLPRPHPFFPIHGHRPSVAVACTSTAAASPKVLELGDAIAGLTLEEARGLVDHLQERLGVSAAAFAPAAAVAAPSGPAAEAEAPAEQTEFDVVIEEVPSSARIATIKVVRALTNLALKDAKDLIEGLPKKLKEAVGKDEAEDAKKQLEAVGAKVTVA from the coding sequence ATGGCTTCCACCGCTCTCTCCTCGGCCCTCTCCCTCATCCACGCCAAGCCCGCCACCACCTCCCTGCCCCGGCCACACCCATTCTTTCCCATCCACGGTCACCGCCCCTCCGTCGCCGTCGCTTGCACCTCAACCGCCGCGGCCTCCCCGAAGGTGCTGGAGCTGGGGGACGCCATCGCGGGGCTGACCCTGGAGGAGGCGCGCGGGCTGGTGGACCACCTGCAGGAGCGCCTGGGCGTGTCGGCGGCCGCgttcgcgcccgccgccgccgtggccgccCCGTCCGGACcggcggccgaggccgaggcgcccgCGGAGCAGACGGAGTTCGACGTGGTGATCGAGGAGGTGCCGAGCAGCGCCCGCATCGCGACCATCAAGGTGGTGCGCGCGTTGACCAACCTGGCGCTCAAGGACGCCAAGGACCTCATCGAGGGCCTCCCCAAGAAGCTCAAGGAGGCCGTCGGCAAGGACGAGGCCGaggacgccaagaagcagctcgaggccgTCGGCGCCAAGGTCACCGTCGCCTGA
- the LOC119356181 gene encoding transcription factor MYB21-like: protein MQCAEPAVRKGPWTMEEDLVLANYVAANGEGAWNSLARAAGLNRTGKSCRLRWLNYLRPDVRRGNITPEEHLLIVELQARWGNRWSKIARHLPGRTDNEIKNFWRTKIQKKRSGGATASDSTGCQLPSSTAVTESQSSSSNSVGRPGAMPHYDVVTAATQPGGWGDHQLGYAVQGGGGAACAGDMDGGVPPEFLQAAAVAGDNFWGLEEFWPTVPSLHGDY, encoded by the exons aTGCAGTGCGCGGAGCCGGCGGTGAGGAAGGGGCCCTGGACCATGGAGGAGGACCTCGTCCTCGCCAACTACGTCGCCGCCAACGGCGAGGGCGCGTGGAACAGCCTCGCCCGCGCTGCCG GGCTGAACCGGACGGGGAAGAGCTGCCGGCTGCGGTGGCTCAACTACCTGCGCCCCGACGTGCGGCGCGGCAACATCACGCCGGAGGAGCACCTGCTCATCGTGGAGCTGCAGGCCAGGTGGGGCAACCGGTGGTCCAAGATCGCCAGGCACCTCCCCGGCCGGACCGACAACGAGATCAAGAACTTCTGGAGGACCAAGATACAGAAGAAGCGCAGCGGCGGCGCCACCGCCAGCGACAGCACCGGGTGCCAGCTTCCGAGCTCGACGGCGGTGACCGAgtcccagagcagcagcagcaactccgTGGGCCGGCCGGGCGCCATGCCGCATTACGACGTCGTCACGGCGGCGACGCAGCCAGGCGGCTGGGGTGATCACCAGCTTGGCTACGCCGTGCAAGGAGGTGGGGGTGCCGCGTGTGCCGGAGACATGGACGGTGGCGTGCCGCCGGAGTTTttgcaggcggcggcggtggcgggtgaCAACTTCTGGGGCCTCGAGGAGTTCTGGCCCACGGTGCCGTCGCTCCACGGCGACTACTGA